The Microterricola viridarii nucleotide sequence TGGCCCTTCAGCAGGTCCCAGTCGTGCATCGACACCACCGCGGTGTAGAGCAGGGGGAAGAGGCCGACGATGCCGAACAACACGAAGAAGGGCGAGATGTAGAGGTACGGCGAGGCCTTGCTGTCGAGGGCGCTCATCCGCCGGCGCCAGGGGGCGGCCTTGCGCGGCGCCGGCCCGTCAGCCGGGGCCTGGGCGCTCCCGGCCGGTGGCCGGTTGAGGGTGGAGGTCATCGTGTGTCCGATTTCGAAGAGGTGAAGCGGTGGTGGTGCGGGGTGACAGGGTGGGGTCCCCGACACGGTGTTGCTCGGGGACCCCGGAGTTGTGCTGCCGCTCTTAGTCGATGAGCTCGTTCAACAGCGTCACGGCCTCTGCCCAGCCGGTCTCGGCGTTCGCTGCGCCGCTGTCCAGCTTCTGGGTGACCGGTCCGAAGACGTTCTCCTGGATGATCGAGTCATCCGGGCCCTTGAACTGGGCGACGACGCCCTGGGCGCGTGCGGCCAGGATCGTGCCGACGGGTGCGTCGTTGAAGAACGCGTTCGGCGTCGGGTTGCTGGCGAGCTCGTCCTGGGCTGCAGCGACGCTCGGGAAGGCGCCGGCCGCCGCGAACTGACCGAGCTGCTGCTTGGCCTCGGTCAGCCAGGAGGCGAGCTTGGCCGCCTCTGCCTTGTGCTCGCTGGTCTCGGGAACGGCGAGGAACGCGCCACCCCAGTTGGCTGCGCCGCCGGGGAACACGTCGGCGAAGTCCCAGCCGGTCGTGGCGTCGCCGCCGCCGGCCTCGGTCTGGCCCTGCACGACACCGAGCATCCAGCCGGGGCAGACGAAGGTGGCGAAGGTGCCGTCAACGAACGACTTGCCGCCGTTCCAGTCCCACTGGCCCTGGGCGGCGGAGAGGCCGTCCGCGGCAGCGCCGGCGAGGAGCGCCCAGCGCTCCTGCAGCTCGGTGTTGCCCTCGACGTTCAGCTCGCCGTCGGCGGTGTAGTAGCCCTCGTCGAGCTGGTTGACCATCGAGTTCCAGACGAACCCGGACTGGTCGTACCAGGCCTTGCCCGTTGCGGCCTTGTAGGTGTTGCCGGTGGCGAAGAAGTCTTCCCAGGTGGCGTCGTCGCCGCCGAGCAGTTCGGCAACGGCCTCGCGGTCGCTCGGCAGGCCGGCCGCCTCGAACAGCGCGCCGTTGTAGCAGAGGCCCTGCGGGCCGATGTCGGTGCCGTAGCCGATGATGCGGCCGCTGGGGTCGGTGGCCTGGGCGAGCTTCCAGTCGACCCAGTCCGCCTTGCGGTCGTTGATGCCGTAGTCGGCCAGGTCGACGAACTGGTCGGAGACCTCCATGATCGAGCCGAGCCAGCCCTCTTCCAGCGCGACGATGTCGGAGAGGCCGGAGCCCGCCGCGATCTTCGTGAAGGTGTCGGTGCGGGCGTTTCCACCGGTGTCGATGTTCGTCGCGGTGATCGTGACGTTCTCGTTCTCCGCCTCGTACTGCTTGTACAGCTCGTCGTAGCCGAAGGTGCCGAACGTGGTGATGGTCAGTTCGACCGGGGTGTCGGATGATTCCGGCGACGTTCCTGCGCCGGAGGCGCAGCCTGTGGCCAGTAATGCGAATGCTGCTGCGCCGGCGACGGTGGCAACAGCAGTTGTGCGTCGTGAGAGCTTCACGGTCACTCCTTTGTGCGTGGTGTGTGGGTGGGTATTTTGTTGTGGTTGTTGCTAGAGAGCGCTCTCACTGCGGGGCAAGAGAGCGCTCTCACGACTGCTCAGCCGATGCTAGGGAAGGCGGGCGGGCTTTGTCAAGAGAGCGCTCTCTCGAATTTTTCTGGGCGCAGGGGTCCGGCCGCGCCGGGGCCGCGCGGAATGCCCAGCCATGCCGAGTACGCTCGGGAGTGTGTCTGAACTGCAACGCCCCCGTCGCCGGCTCTCCCGCCAGGTGCGGCTGCGGCGTACGATCGCCGCGGCCGTTCTCGCCGGCGTGATCGCCGGGGTCATTGCCATCGGCGCGGCGGCCGGCGCAGACCGCGACGCGCAGGCCTCGAACGAACCGAGCGAAACGCCG carries:
- a CDS encoding ABC transporter substrate-binding protein, whose translation is MTVKLSRRTTAVATVAGAAAFALLATGCASGAGTSPESSDTPVELTITTFGTFGYDELYKQYEAENENVTITATNIDTGGNARTDTFTKIAAGSGLSDIVALEEGWLGSIMEVSDQFVDLADYGINDRKADWVDWKLAQATDPSGRIIGYGTDIGPQGLCYNGALFEAAGLPSDREAVAELLGGDDATWEDFFATGNTYKAATGKAWYDQSGFVWNSMVNQLDEGYYTADGELNVEGNTELQERWALLAGAAADGLSAAQGQWDWNGGKSFVDGTFATFVCPGWMLGVVQGQTEAGGGDATTGWDFADVFPGGAANWGGAFLAVPETSEHKAEAAKLASWLTEAKQQLGQFAAAGAFPSVAAAQDELASNPTPNAFFNDAPVGTILAARAQGVVAQFKGPDDSIIQENVFGPVTQKLDSGAANAETGWAEAVTLLNELID